The genome window cccccaccccagtccttcATTTTAATTCTCATGGTAATTTCACTTTTATATTATTGTTACATGTCTTTCATAACTTGCCTTACAGTCATTTTCTTAGAAATTCAACTTCTCCTTTACAGGGTCTCTTTGGAgattaaagagaaagaagtggCAAATTTAGGATGTTAGAGCAATTTTCTTTTCGAAGGAGATCATTGTTTTCATTACCCCATcattaatgttttctattttcttttatcgGCGAGTTACTTTCTCTCGATCGGTATTGCCAAACTGAACTCTCTTGTTTTCTTGCAAGATGAAAGAAGACAGCCATGAATGAGCCGCTAGACGATTTTGCAAATGCTTCTGAGTTCCCCGATTATGCAGATGCTCTTGGAAATTGCACTGATGAAAAAATCGCACTCAAGAGGCACTACCTCCCTGTTATTTATAGCATCGTCTTCCTGGTGGGCTTTCCCGGCAATGCAGTAGCTATTTCCACGTACATCTTCAAAATGCGGCCCTGGAGAAGCAGCACCATCATCATGCTGAACCTGGCCTGCACAGACCTTCTGTACCTCaccagcctccctttcctcattcACTACTACGCTAGCGGCGAAAACTGGATCTTTGGTGATTTCATGTGCAAGTTTATCCGCTTCGGCTTCCACTTCAACCTGTACAGCAGCATCCTCTTCCTCACCTGTTTCAGCATCTTCCGCTACTTTGTCGTCATTCACCCGATGAGCTGCTTCTCCATTCACAAAACTCAATGGGCGGTGGTGGCCTGTGCGGTCGTGTGGATCATTTCTCTGGTGGCCGTCATTCCCATATCCTTCCTGATCACGTCAACCACCAGGACCAACAGATCCTCCTGCCTTGACCTCACCAGTTCGGATGACCTCACGACTATCAAATGGTACAATCTAATTTTGACCGCGACCACTTTCTGCCTCCCCTTGGTGATCGTGACACTTTGCTATACAATGATTATCTACACTCTGACCCAAGGACCTCGGACTCACAGCTACCTGAAGCAGAAAGCTCGAAGGCTCACCATTCTGCTGCTCCTTGTGTTTTATATATGCTTTCTACCTTTCCATATCTTGAGGCTCATTCGGATTGAATCTCGCCTGCTTTCAATCAGCTGCTCCGTTGAGAATCAGATCCATGGGGCGTACATCGTTTCTAAACCATTAGCTGCCCTGAACACCTTTGGTAACCTGTTACTGTACGTGGTGGTCAGCAACAATTTTCAGCAGGCCGTCATCTCCATGGTGAGGTGCAAAGCAAGTGCGGACCTAGAGCAAGGAAAGAAAGTCAGCCACTCAAACAAGCCTTGAAACACTTCATGTTCTCAGCCAGAAAGAAATGCTGGTACCTTTCCTATAACTTCTAAGAAGTCCAGACTATCTCCCTCAGTGGAACTCTTGCTAAATATTATGCCAAagccagggcagggctgctgggggctcTTTCCAGTCTGTTTACTGAGATCCTCCCTTCGGTGAATATAAGAATGGATACATGCTTTTCAGTGAAGTAATCAGATGTAGAATTGGAACTACTGGAACTCAGGGCCACCTGGGAGAGCACCTCGTCTCACcaacttatatgtatatattatatgtataatttataaaattatatatatgtagatatgtaGGTTGAAGTTCACCAGCTTGTCTAGATCTCTCAGTAAGTTAATGCCAAGATAAGAGACAGCCAATCTTTTTACTCATAGTTTCTTGCTTCTTTATTCTCAGGTCTGTTCCAGGTATTGAGCCCCTAAAGTACTCAAGgcattatttgtatatttttcaatatttgaattttaaaaatttttatatcttcaaaattttttccGACTTTGCTTTGAGATTATTAAACTGTGTTTTTCACTAGGCTTTAGTCGGTTTTGTTGATTAAAGCAAGCCAGTATGATACACTTGAGACAATtcaaacatgtccacacaaataGCCAAAATTAATACCCGCAAGATATTTGGAGTATTATGTCTTTATTGttgtaaattgttttaaaaattgttattggatttataaaaattttcaagttgTACTAGTAATTATCAACATGTCCTAAGGAAGGAGAGAGCACTTTTTGGGGGAACAGAAGCACTTTTAAATATAATGTGTAGATTGGATATTAAGTAAAATCTAacattgttttgatttctgtGAGAAAATATTCCAGGAAGCACTGATTCTCTTTCGATACCTTCTCTTTTGTGCCTCTCTTGAAAATATGTTCTCTATTATAACAGCTAAAGCTGTTTTTGAACTGTGTGTATTTCATTATcagtaaatgtaaatatttgagaaaattccTAGTCTGGATATTCAAAACCCTGGTAAATGTGTTGATACAGTTAATAAACTAATTTAAAGTCACTGAAGGGGCTGGTAATCGTTCTCCACGAAAATGTAGCTTTGCCACTGCATATGTTTATATGCAGCTTACATTCTTCATGTTTAcagagcaaaaataattttaagaatcagTTATGGAATAAGGCTGGAATAGGTGATTTAAACAAAGAAAGGGGCACCAAAGGAACGCTTCGCGATTTTCAGGCTCTTCTAGGCCTTTCCGTGTGACTCAGACCTAAGGGAGGCTGCTCCTCGGGGAAGTCCAGGCACGTgggggagaaaggggaaaggcagTGGCCCTGCACGTGAACTTTTCTGGGTGACTGTGCTTTCTCCACCCACTGCCTTCTGAGCCGTCTTCTCTTGGGTCTCTCTGTGGCGTATGGAATGAGCTATTTCACTAGAGGACCGGACTTGCCCATCGGTGCAGCTGCGTCATGTGGAATTGCATTCAGTGGTCCACTCGCAACCTGAAAGCTGGGTGGttgtcctctctcccctccctaaTGCCCAGCCCACCTCCTGGGCCATCGCCCAAGTGTGGCCAGGTTAGCCTTTGTACCCTTGTTGTTATTCTAGCCCTGGGCACAAaaatccctttcctttctctctctctctctatttcttaTTCCAAAGATTTCACCCACCAGAGAAAAGCCAGCTCAATCTCCTTCATCTCAATCTCAACTTGTCTCTGtagcttctttttcctcttccttcttctcacgAATGTACAGAACAACCAATCATCTCTCTTTCTGATGCTAATTCTTCCCCCTTGTTCTGCTCTCTTAGGGACTCGCTCCAACACTCAATTCCACTTTCTCAAATTTTTAGCATTTCTATCACTGTGGATGGTTGACCTTAGCTTGGGAACTGCATAATTTTCCTTTATCCTCGGAATACCTTCCTTTGAGTCAGCAGTTGGCTCATGTTCTTATCTGACCTGTTCCCTGCAGTTTTGGGTCAGGTGTAGATGACTGCCctccagggttctgatagaatatAATCAAAAAGATCCAAGCTAAATTGGATTCAAAGGGTTGGCTTTCTTTACCAGAGTCAAGAGTTCTGGGCTAATTGTGTTGGAGGATGCAGTTTGGAACTGAGGCCAAAAAAGAGATTGATGATACTTCTGTGACTAGAATGGGACCCGAATGCCCTTTGCCCCGTTCGCCTAGTTGTAGGCAGAGGAAGTATCAGAACAGAAGAGTAGAGCTGGGACTGCCTGCCAGCCCTGGTCTGTTCGCAGTCTCAGGACTGGATGTGAATCAGGCTGGACACACCTGCGGGCAGGGAGTCCTGACAACCCTGCCTGGAACTTTGGAGACACTAACCCCTCCagttcatttttaactttatattatggaaattttcaaatactcACCAAATTAAAGAAATTAGCAAGTGATCTCACATATCCACGCCTTAATTTCACCAATAATCAACATCCTACCATTGTTGTttcatctatcccttcccacagtTTTTTTGCTAGAATATTCAAAAGCAAATCCTAAAAAGCATAGTAGTTTCATGTATAAATACTTCCACATTGATCTCTTTCAAAACAtatgaaaccaaaacaaaattttaaaaagtagttcttTCATATTGTCTTCTATCTAACCCATATTTCCTTTCCCCTGGTTGCCTCCAAAGTGTCTTTTtgcagttgttttttgtttgttttgttgtttgttttcaaatcagGAGCCAAACAAGGTCTATGTATTACCTTTGGCTGATATCtctgttaaatttcttttaaatctgttaGCGCCTCCCCTCTATTTATTGCCATTTATTTACTGAAGAAATCAAGTTGTTTGTCCTCTGAAATTTTCCACAGTGTGTGTTTGGCTGTTAGAATTCCATTTCATTGTTTATCATGGTCCTTCATGTTTCGTATTTGCTGTAAAGTGGAAGGTAGAGCCAGAGGTGAGATTAGGTACAgagtcctccctcccttcctccctccttctctccttccttcttccctttcttttttcagatGCACTAATCCACCCAAGGAGGTGCACAGTATCTGACTACCTTCTGTTGAGTGACTGAGCAGAGTTTCAGGACATATCATCCTGATCCTTCTGTTATAAAACTTTCCAGCCTCCTTTATCTTTGTAGCTTACCAGGCATTGCTCATTGTCATGACCCACTAGCCTTTCACAGTCACCACTTAAAAAATTCTAACAGTCTTCTGCTTTCATTAGTCATGGCTTCTCTAAGAGACAGTTGACAAGTCAAAGATCTTTACCCCTTCCACTCTGTACAGAGCTTCCACTGATCAGATTTAGCTACTCCTCCACCTTTTTTTTATGATTACTTTGAAACATCTACTTACATCCATTTTAATGAAGAATTAAAGGATACAATGTGTTAAAGACATATTTGAAAGACTAGTTGTGGAATGAGACAgataaatcaaattttatttaggTAATTACAAGAGACTTTGGAAATGTAatgtaattcatatttttttgtttctttacatttcttgTGTCTTCCCCCAAAACAAGGAGATATAGAAAAAAGCGAtttgaaagaaatgggaaaatagaAGACATGGGAAAAAGAGATATGGAAGCTGCCTCTCCAGTATTTCCTCCGTGAGAGTGTAAGTATTGACAAATTTTAACAGAATTTCCTTTCAACATGAAccaaatttttgttctttaattccACAGGGTAAGACCTGCCCCGTTGGGGAAGGCGGTCCTCCGTCAGAGGGCCCCGCCTTCCTGCCGCCATGCTGCTCCTCCAAACCCACCTCAGTGCCTTTGTGTGTCCTCTCAGACCAGTGCAGgccattttgtttttcccccagaAGATCGGAGAAGGGGTAGAACACGACATTGATAACTAGAAGGCCATGTAACACTTGAGGCCAAACACCATTCCCTGTTCTAACCTTATTCTTAAATTCAGCCCAGCAACACCATTCAACATAATCTATGTGATATTATACAATTAGCCCAAATGATACCAAATGATACAGGGACAGCAGCATAAAAATGCCTGAAGGGTGAGAGTCCCTTCTGTTATTGAGTTTCCAGGAAGAAATTAAATCATAATATgcactgatctttttttcttttttcaattttcttttcttttctgtgtttctatCTGAATATTTTCTATGGTTCCTGCCTTGACTGTATGCAATTTGCTATGAAAGCAACCCATCAGATTCCTAATGTCAGatattacattttttcatttgtagaaATACGTTTGGTTCTCTTTATTAATTCTACCATCTCAGTGAATTTCattgtcttttaatttattttgtccaCTGTTTCCCATGTTTTCTAGCCCTGAATAGTCATAGCTATTTTAAAGTCCTTATCTCCCCACTTCAGTGTCTGGATTACCTTTGAGTCTGCTTCCGTTGACCACCATTGTCCTCATGTTTATTGGTCACATGGTCCTGTCCCCTTGCTTATCTGTTAATTGTTGATTGAAGGACAGAAACTGCATGTGGATAGAATCAAAGAGGCTTTCctgacagttttttttcccccagttattttagttttcagttgTAAGATTTCTATTTATCTCCACTTCTCTCTGTAGTCTCACTGCTCTCTTAGTCACcaaatgaatcatttttaaactctttagaCATATTTCAATAGCTTCATTAACAACTGTATCTATTAAATCCAGCATCTGGCTTGTATTACTTTCCTCTGGACGCTGTAAGagttaccacaaactcagtggcttacagCACAAATTTACTGTCTTtcagaggtcagaagtctgaaaccagTTTCACTGGGCCAACGTCAAGGAGTTGGCAGTCCTGCCTACTGGGGACTTTAGAGAAGAAGCCTTTTCCTTGCATTTTCCAGCTTCTATAATCCACCTGCAACCCTTGGCTCATGGCCgctctttccttttcaaagtcAACAGCAtaacatcttcaaatctctctgacCTGTGCTTCTAACTGTGTATCACTTCTTTCTGTCGCTGATTCTCCTGCCTTCCTTGTATTGTAACTCTTGCAATTACCTTGGGCTCAcccagataattcaggataatatCCTTTTCTCAAAATCTAACTTTATCACATCTGCGAAGTCCATTTTACTCTGTAAtgtaacacattcacaggttctggggatcagGATGAGGGTCAGTTTTGGAAGGCTATCATGCAGCCTTTCACAGGTGGTTTCTTAAAGGACAACCAGCtaaagtaacaataataacaatataaaGTGACTTAGAGGTCAGTTTCtaattgccttttttcctttgacCGTGggacacatttttctgttttgtgtgtctaatgatgtttattttattgaaaactggGT of Camelus ferus isolate YT-003-E chromosome 14, BCGSAC_Cfer_1.0, whole genome shotgun sequence contains these proteins:
- the OXGR1 gene encoding 2-oxoglutarate receptor 1 codes for the protein MNEPLDDFANASEFPDYADALGNCTDEKIALKRHYLPVIYSIVFLVGFPGNAVAISTYIFKMRPWRSSTIIMLNLACTDLLYLTSLPFLIHYYASGENWIFGDFMCKFIRFGFHFNLYSSILFLTCFSIFRYFVVIHPMSCFSIHKTQWAVVACAVVWIISLVAVIPISFLITSTTRTNRSSCLDLTSSDDLTTIKWYNLILTATTFCLPLVIVTLCYTMIIYTLTQGPRTHSYLKQKARRLTILLLLVFYICFLPFHILRLIRIESRLLSISCSVENQIHGAYIVSKPLAALNTFGNLLLYVVVSNNFQQAVISMVRCKASADLEQGKKVSHSNKP